The window GGCGAGAACGTGGCCGGGCTGCCGGCGCACAAGATCGCGCGCAAGGGCTTTGGCATGGTGTTCCAGCACTCGCGGCCGCTGAACCGGCAGACCGTGCTCGAGAACATCATGGTCGCGCTATTGCCCGACAGCCTGTTCATGCTGTTTCCCGACAAGGCGCTGACCGAGCGTGCCAGGTGGATCGCCGAACGTGTCGGCTTGGGGGCGGTGATGGATCGCCGCCCGCCGACATTGCCGTTCGCCGATCTGCGTCGGCTTGAGCTGGCGAAGGCGATCGCGCGCGACCCGAAGGTGGTGCTGGTCGATGAGCCGTTTGCTGGCCTCACCAGCGCCGAGGTCGGGGTGTTCTCGCAATTGATCCGCAGCTTCCGCGACGAGGGACGCGCGGTGATGCTGGTCGACCACAACGTCAAGAGCGTCGCAGCCCTGGTCGACCGTGTGCTTGCGATGTATCTCGGCGAGGAGATCACGACCGGCCGCGCCGAGGACGTGATGAAGAACGAGACCGTGCGGCGGGTCTATCTCGGCGGCGCGATCGAGACCCATGCGCGGCCCGAGACCTCGTTCAAGGACAAGGTGCCGCTGCTGCAGGTCGAGAATGTCAGCGTGCATTACGGCAAGGCGCAGGCGCTGGAGAACGTCTCGATCCACGTCCATGAGGGCGAGTTCGTCTCGATCGTCGGCCTCAACGGCGCCGGCAAGACCACGCTGTTCAACACCATCTCGGGCTTCCTGCCCTATACCGGCGAGATCCTGCGCGGCGGGCAGAAGCTGCGTGGCACCGGGCCGGCCAAGATCGCCCGCTCGGGCCTCGTGCAGTGCCCGGAATCGCGCGAATTGTTCGGCGAGATGACGGTGCGGGAGAACCTCGACCTCGGCGGCCAGCACCTCGACGACGCGGCACGGGCGAAGCAGCTGGCCTGGCTGTTCGAGCTGTTCCCGATCCTGAAGGAGCGCCAGGGCCAGATGGCGCAGACGCTGTCCGGCGGTGAGCAGCAGATGCTGGCGATCGGCCGCGCGTTGATGATGCAGCCGCAGATCCTGATCCTGGACGAGCCGACGCTCGGCCTCGCACCTGTTATCCTCGAATTGCTGTCGAAGGCGCTGGAGAAGCTGCGCCAGACCACCAAGATCACGGTGCTGCTCGGCGAGCAGAACGTGACCTTCGCGCTTCCGCATGCCGACCGCGTCTATGTGCTGGAGCACGCGCGGATCGTCTGGGAAGGCGATCCGGGCCGGTTCGCCGCGGAGGCCGGCAAGGACTTTCTCTGACGCTCAAAGTTCGAAGAATAACAAGACAAGCAAGGGAGATCATGATGCCAGCATATTCAACCGCCACCCGCGTGAGCCTGTTGGCCTCGGCGCTCGCGCTGTGCCTCGCGGCGCCGGCCTATGCGCAGTCCAAGGACCCGATCAAGATCGGAATCATCGCCGAGGTGCAGTCGATCGCGGGCGCGGCAACTCCGGGCGGCGCGCAGATCGCGGCCGACGAGATCAACGCCAAGGGCGGCGTGATGGGCCGCAAGATCGAGATCGTCACCTACGACAACAAGAGCTCGTCGGCGGATTCCGTGCGCGCGTTCCAGCGTGCGGTGAGCGAGGACAAGGTTTCGGCCGTGATCGCGAGCTACATCAGCGAGGTCGTGCTGGCGCTCGAGCCGTGGGCGTCGCGGCTGAAGATGCCGCTGATCACCCCCGGCGCCGCCTCGAACGAGATCACCAAGGCGATCCACAACGACTATGAGAAGAACAAGTACACCTTCCACGGCTACCTGACCTCGGCCGCGCAGGCGCAGCTCGTCTGCGACGCGGCCAAGGAGCTGCTGGTCGATCAGCTCAAGTTCAAGTCGGTGGCGATCATGAGCGAGGACGCGGCGTGGACCAAGCCGCTCGACATCGGCTACGAGGCCTGCCTGCCCAAGGCCGGCCTGAAGGTCGTCGAGCACATCCGCTTCTCGCCCGACACCACGGACTTCACGCCGATCTTTAACAAGATGGAAGCCGCCAAGCCCGACGTGATCGTCACCGGCATCTCCCATGTCGGCGTGCAGCCGACGGTGCAGTGGAAGAACCAGCAGGTGCCGATCCCGATGTTCGGCATCAGCGCGCAGGCGCTGAGCCCGACCTTCTGGGGCGACACCAACGGCGCGGCCGAAGGCGTGCCCTCGCTCGCGGTGGCGACGCCCGACGTCGCGGTGACGCCGAAGACAAAGCCGTTCGCGGCCGCCTTCAAGGCCAAGTTCGGCACGCCGCCGGCCTATACCGGCTACACCGCCTATGACGAGGTCTACATCATTGCGGAAGCGATCCAGCGCGCCGGCTCGACCGATCCGGACAAGATGGTCACCGAGCTCGAGAAGACCGACTTCGATGGCACGATCGGCAAGATCCAGTTCTACGGCAAGAACGACGAGTTCACCCACGGCATCAAGTCCGGCCCGGGTGCCGTCACCGGCCTTGTGTTCCAGTGGCAGGGCGGCAAGCAGATCACGGTCTGGCCGAAGGCGATCGCGGAAGGGAAGCTGAAGTTTCCGGATTTTGTGAAGCTGTCGCAGTAACTGTAAAGCTCAAAGCTGCGTCGTCATTGCGAGGAGCGAAGCGACGAAGCAATCCATCTATCCGCGCGAGTGGAGCGATGGATTGCTTCGCTGAGCCTGTCATCCGGCGGCGCTTCGCGCCGACCGGGTGGCTCGCGATGACGGCGGAGAGGTTGTCATCTTCAGTTCCCCCGCGCGAGGCAGCCGCCGCAACCCAAACTACTTACGCGTCGGCGGTGCCGTCTGGATCGTCGGCGCCGCGGCCGCAAGTAGTGCGGTGCGATCGCCGTTGCGCGGCGGATAGATGCGCTGCTGGTTGATGATCTGCTTGGTGAGCTTGGCGGCGGCGCCTGACGTATGCACCTCGCGGTCCCAGCCGGTGGTGTAGAGCGCGCCCCAGGCGCCGAGATCGAGCACCGTCACATACCAGTCGATGGTGAGCGGCAGCAGCTGTTCGCCGAACAGATCCGCGACCACATTGTGGCCGGCAAACCGGCCCATCGGCCGCGCGAACTGGCACGACATCACGGTCGGATGCTCGCCATCGATCAGGCAGGCCGCGACGTCGCCGGCGGCGAATACGCGATTGAGGCCCTCGACGCGCATGCAATGGTCGACCAGGAGGCGGCCGAGCGCGTCGCGCTTCACCGGCAGCATCGCGGCGAGGGGGCTCGCGCGCATGCCGGCGCACCATACCACGGTAGCGGCCGGAATGATCTCGCCGCTATCAAGCGTGATGCTGTCGGCGCCGACGGCGCTGACCCTGACGTTCAGCCGCGTCTCGACGCCGAGGGCGGCCAGCGCCTCGTTGATGATGGGACGGCCATGCGCGCCGAACGTCGCGCCGACCACCGGATTGGGATCGATCAGGATGACGCGGTGATCGCCGGCGATGCCGGCGTGCGCGAGCTTGGCCGGCATCTCGGCCGCGGCCTCGATCCCGGTGAAGCCGGCGCCGACCACGGCCACCGTCGCGCGGGCCGGCGAGGGCGGCTGCTTGCCGAGCGTCGCCAGATGCGTGTCGAGCCGCATCGCCGCCTGGTAGGTGTCGACGTCGAAGCCATGCGCGGCAAGGCCCGATATGGCGGGGCGGACCAGCTCGCTGCCGGTCGTCAGCACCAGCCGGTCGTAAGTCAGCGTGTCCGCGCCGGAGCTCGTCTTGACGCCGACCTCGCGCTGCGCCGGATCGATCGCCGCGACCTCGGCCACCCTATGCCTGACGCCGACCGGATCGAGCAGGTCTTGCAGCGGCAGCGCGACATCGCCGAGATCGACCTCGTAATTGCGCACCCGGATGTTGTGATAGGCGTTGCGATCGACGACGAGAATCTCGGTGTCGTTAGCCCGCGGGCCGATCTCGTCGCGCTTGCGGGCCGCACCGAGCGCCGCCCACAGACCGGCAAAGCCGGCACCCAGCACCAGGATGCGCGCCATCTCTCCCTCCGATCTCGGATCGGAGGGAGCTTGCCCGTGCAGGCGAGGTCAAATCAAGTGGGTGAGGGCGTGTGAGGTGCCCTCACGTCCCCGGCCGCGACACCTCGGTCTCCTTGCTGGTGATGAATTCCAGCAGCACCGGCACGCCTTCCCTGGTCTTCTGGATGCCGCGCTTGATCGCGGGGATGATGTCTTCGGGCTTGATCACCCGCTCGCCATAGCCGCCGAAGGCCCGGGCCATCGCGGCGTAGTCGCCGGAGATGTCGGTCGAACGGTATTTCTCGGTCGAAATCGGCATCACCTTCAATTCGATCGCCATCGAGAAATTGTTGAGCAGGATCGACATGATCGGAATCCGCTCACGCACCGCGGTCTCGAAATCCATCCCCGTGAAGCCGATCGCGGCGTCGCCCCAGACATTGATGCAGAGCTTGTCCGGTTTTGCCAGCTTGGCGCCCATCGCAAGACCAAGCCCGTAGCCGAGCTGCGTGGTCTTGCCCCAGCCGATATAGGACAGCGGCTCGACCGATTTCCAGAACGGCGACAGCTGATCGCGCGGGCTGCCGGCGTCGTGGGTGATGATGGTGTTGTGGAGGTCGACGGTGTGCTGCAGATCCCACAGCACGCGGTAGGGATTGAGCGGCGCGTCGTTATGCGTGAGCTTCGGCATCCATTTGACAAGCCATTCCTTGTGGGAGGCGGCGATCTCTTCAGTGACCACGCTGGCGTTGCGGTCCGCGGTCACGGTCTTGCCGATCTCCTCAAGCAGCGCGTCGAGGACGAGGCCGGCGTCGCCGACGAGCCCGATTGTGGCCTCGACATCCTTGTTGAGGTGGTTCGGATCGAGCGTCGAATGGATGATGGTCTTGCCCTTCGGCATTGCGATCCCGAACGACGTCTCGGTGAAGGAGCAGCCGATGCCGAAGATCACGTCCGCTTCGCCGAGAAATTTCGGCACCGCGCGCGGCACGGCCAGGCCGCCGGAGCCGAGCGACAGCGGATGCGTCTCGGGGAATGACGACTTGCCGCCGAGGCTCGTGGTGACCGGGATCGCGAGCCGCTCGGCGAGGCGCTTCAGCTGCGGCCAGGCTTTCGCATAGTGGACGCCCTGGCCGGCATAGATCACCGGACGCTTGGCGTTGACGAGCAGGGTTGCGGCTTCCTTCACATGGACGGGATCGGCGCCATAGCGGGTGCGCAGCACCGGTGTGTAGTTCAGGGGCTCCGGCGCCTCCTCGTTCCACATGTCGGCGGGGATCTCGACGATCACCGGCCCGCCGCGGCCGTTCTTCAATTTGGTGAAGGCGCGGCGGAAGATGTTGCAGACCTCAGCGGCGATGTTGATCGGCTCCGAGGATTTCGAGAACGCCTTCATCGCCTGGCTGGAATTGAAGTTCGGATCGATGTTGGCAAGCCGGCGCGCATAACCCATCGGTAGCACCAGGACGGGTACGGATTCGCCGTAGCACTGCGCGACGCCGCCCATCGCGTTCTCGGCGCCCGGTCCGTGCTGCATGCAGAACGCGCCGATCTTCTCGCCCGAGGTGACGCGGGAGATTGCGTCCGCCATGTGCACGCCGATGCGCTCCTGGC of the Bradyrhizobium quebecense genome contains:
- a CDS encoding thiamine pyrophosphate-requiring protein; protein product: MKLGTAIAEIMKREGIEILTGYPVNHLIEYAASADIRPVMVRQERIGVHMADAISRVTSGEKIGAFCMQHGPGAENAMGGVAQCYGESVPVLVLPMGYARRLANIDPNFNSSQAMKAFSKSSEPINIAAEVCNIFRRAFTKLKNGRGGPVIVEIPADMWNEEAPEPLNYTPVLRTRYGADPVHVKEAATLLVNAKRPVIYAGQGVHYAKAWPQLKRLAERLAIPVTTSLGGKSSFPETHPLSLGSGGLAVPRAVPKFLGEADVIFGIGCSFTETSFGIAMPKGKTIIHSTLDPNHLNKDVEATIGLVGDAGLVLDALLEEIGKTVTADRNASVVTEEIAASHKEWLVKWMPKLTHNDAPLNPYRVLWDLQHTVDLHNTIITHDAGSPRDQLSPFWKSVEPLSYIGWGKTTQLGYGLGLAMGAKLAKPDKLCINVWGDAAIGFTGMDFETAVRERIPIMSILLNNFSMAIELKVMPISTEKYRSTDISGDYAAMARAFGGYGERVIKPEDIIPAIKRGIQKTREGVPVLLEFITSKETEVSRPGT
- a CDS encoding NAD(P)/FAD-dependent oxidoreductase — protein: MARILVLGAGFAGLWAALGAARKRDEIGPRANDTEILVVDRNAYHNIRVRNYEVDLGDVALPLQDLLDPVGVRHRVAEVAAIDPAQREVGVKTSSGADTLTYDRLVLTTGSELVRPAISGLAAHGFDVDTYQAAMRLDTHLATLGKQPPSPARATVAVVGAGFTGIEAAAEMPAKLAHAGIAGDHRVILIDPNPVVGATFGAHGRPIINEALAALGVETRLNVRVSAVGADSITLDSGEIIPAATVVWCAGMRASPLAAMLPVKRDALGRLLVDHCMRVEGLNRVFAAGDVAACLIDGEHPTVMSCQFARPMGRFAGHNVVADLFGEQLLPLTIDWYVTVLDLGAWGALYTTGWDREVHTSGAAAKLTKQIINQQRIYPPRNGDRTALLAAAAPTIQTAPPTRK
- a CDS encoding ABC transporter substrate-binding protein, with protein sequence MMPAYSTATRVSLLASALALCLAAPAYAQSKDPIKIGIIAEVQSIAGAATPGGAQIAADEINAKGGVMGRKIEIVTYDNKSSSADSVRAFQRAVSEDKVSAVIASYISEVVLALEPWASRLKMPLITPGAASNEITKAIHNDYEKNKYTFHGYLTSAAQAQLVCDAAKELLVDQLKFKSVAIMSEDAAWTKPLDIGYEACLPKAGLKVVEHIRFSPDTTDFTPIFNKMEAAKPDVIVTGISHVGVQPTVQWKNQQVPIPMFGISAQALSPTFWGDTNGAAEGVPSLAVATPDVAVTPKTKPFAAAFKAKFGTPPAYTGYTAYDEVYIIAEAIQRAGSTDPDKMVTELEKTDFDGTIGKIQFYGKNDEFTHGIKSGPGAVTGLVFQWQGGKQITVWPKAIAEGKLKFPDFVKLSQ
- a CDS encoding ATP-binding cassette domain-containing protein, encoding MDQTVTTATLTVRGLTKRFGGLTAVKNLSFDLHPGEILGLIGPNGSGKSTAMKSVMGIERPTAGEVLFDGENVAGLPAHKIARKGFGMVFQHSRPLNRQTVLENIMVALLPDSLFMLFPDKALTERARWIAERVGLGAVMDRRPPTLPFADLRRLELAKAIARDPKVVLVDEPFAGLTSAEVGVFSQLIRSFRDEGRAVMLVDHNVKSVAALVDRVLAMYLGEEITTGRAEDVMKNETVRRVYLGGAIETHARPETSFKDKVPLLQVENVSVHYGKAQALENVSIHVHEGEFVSIVGLNGAGKTTLFNTISGFLPYTGEILRGGQKLRGTGPAKIARSGLVQCPESRELFGEMTVRENLDLGGQHLDDAARAKQLAWLFELFPILKERQGQMAQTLSGGEQQMLAIGRALMMQPQILILDEPTLGLAPVILELLSKALEKLRQTTKITVLLGEQNVTFALPHADRVYVLEHARIVWEGDPGRFAAEAGKDFL